A single window of Nicotiana sylvestris chromosome 3, ASM39365v2, whole genome shotgun sequence DNA harbors:
- the LOC104214137 gene encoding enolase 1, chloroplastic yields the protein MALAPAQLSKPFFSTKPKSQAPLFSLPASQKIQYRPSTVRCSVAAAPSATAAKASSKVKSVKARQIIDSRGNPTVEVDLVTGDDLLYRSAVPSGASTGIYEALELRDGDKSVYGGKGVLNAVKNINEFLGPKLVGVDVRNQADVDAVMLEIDGTPNKSKLGANAILGVSLSVCRAGAGAKAVPLYKHIQEISGTKELVMPVPAFNVINGGSHAGNNLAMQEFMILPVGASTFAEALCMGSEVYHTLKGIIKAKYGQDACNVGDEGGFAPNVQDNREGLVLLMDAIEKAGYIGKIKIGMDVAASEFLTKDAKYDLNFKNQPNDGAHVLSAQSLCELYKEFVKEFPIVSIEDPFDQDDWSSWASLQSSVDIQLVGDDLLVTNPKRIAEAIQKKACNALLLKVNQIGTVTESIQAALDSKAAGWGVMVSHRSGETEDNFIADLSVGLASGQIKTGAPCRSERLAKYNQLLRIEEELGDVRYAGESFRSP from the exons aTGGCTTTAGCTCCAGCTCAGCTCTCTAAGCCCTTTTTTTCCACCAAACCCAAATCACAAGCGCCGCTTTTCTCATTACCTGCCTCCCAGAAGATTCAATATCGGCCGTCCACTGTCCGCTGCTCCGTCGCCGCTGCTCCGTCGGCCACTGCAGCCAAGGCCTCCTCTAAGGTGAAATCTGTCAAGGCGAGGCAGATCATAGACAGCAGGGGCAATCCTACCGTCGAGGTTGATCTGGTTACCGGCGATGATCTTCTTTATCGATCGGCGGTGCCAAGTGGAGCTTCCACCGGGATCTACGAGGCTCTAGAGCTTAGAGATGGTGACAAGAGCGTGTATGGGGGTAAAGGAGTCCTCAATGCTGTTAAAAATATTAATGAATTCTTGGGCCCCAAACTTGTTGGTGTTGATGTCAG GAACCAGGCTGACGTTGACGCTGTTATGCTGGAGATTGATGGAACTCCTAATAAATCAAAACTTGGGGCTAATGCCATTCTTGGAGTTTCTCTCAGTGTGTGTAGAGCTGGCGCTGGAGCAAAAGCAGTACCTTTGTATAAACACATTCAAGAAATATCTGGAACCAAAGAACTTGTAATGCCAGTTCCAGCGTTCAATGTGATAAATGGAGGGAGCCATGCTGGTAACAATTTGGCTATGCAAGAGTTTATGATTCTACCTGTTGGAGCGTCAACATTTGCTGAGGCACTTTGTATGGGTAGTGAAG TCTACCACACTCTAAAGGGAATTATCAAAGCTAAGTATGGGCAAGATGCATGCAATGTTGGTGATGAAGGTGGATTCGCTCCGAATGTCCAGGATAACAGGGAAGGGCTAGTATTGCTTATGGATGCAATTGAGAAGGCCGGTTACATTGGAAAG ATTAAAATTGGCATGGACGTAGCAGCATCTGAGTTCTTGACAAAAGATGCGAAATATGATCTCAATTTCAAGAATCAACCAAATGATGGAGCTCATGTACTTAGTGCTCAGAGCCTCTGTGAACTCTATAAGGAGTTTGTCAAAGAATTTCCTATTGTATCTATTGAAGATCCATTTGACCAAGATGATTGGAGCTCATGGGCATCACTACAATCTTCAGTTGATATTCAGCTTGTTGGTGATGATTTGTTGGTGACTAATCCAAAGAGAATTGCTGAAGCAATTCAGAAAAAGGCATGCAATGCATTGTTGTTGAAG GTTAACCAGATTGGTACAGTGACAGAATCCATTCAAGCAGCACTAGACTCCAAAGCTGCGGGCTGGGGTGTTATGGTCAGTCACCGAAGCGGTGAAACAGAGGATAATTTTATCGCAGATTTGTCTGTTGGTTTGGCCAGTGGACAG ATCAAGACGGGAGCACCCTGTCGGAGTGAGCGGCTGGCAAAATACAACCAG CTTCTGCGTATCGAAGAGGAACTTGGAGATGTTCGCTATGCTGGTGAATCTTTCAGATCTCCATGA